Proteins encoded by one window of Nocardia goodfellowii:
- a CDS encoding excinuclease ABC subunit UvrA, giving the protein MTGDKTSADAAKRAAAPGDQPLAIEVRGARGHNLKNIDVTVPLRTLVAVAGVSGSGKSSLAMGVLYAEGSRRYIEALSTYTRRRMAQAPRAAVDSVEHVPAALALRQRPGVPGVRSTFGTSTELLNVLRLMYSRLGSHCCPNGHRLDPTIDVALDRDLTCPVCGAVFSPPGAESLAFNSDGACPRCAGTGVVREVNEDALVPDPSRSIDEGAVAPWSMFGLTVMPQVVAEMGVRTDVPYKKLRAAEREIVLHGPPEKRHIKVPTKNGKLFEMDFTYRNAVRSVQEALNKATSERGLTRVDKFISAQVCPDCHGTRLSDKARRSQVDGIDLAQASQKSLDELVAWAPTLEQTLPPEMRQMARNLVDKLLEMARRLLDLGLGYLSLDRAGSTLSTGERQRVQLARAVRNQTTGVLYVLDEPSIGLHPSNVDGLLGVMRDLLRDGNSVVCVDHDVQVLREADWLIEMGPGSGVEGGRVLATGSPADLGENRSSLFGGFLTGREPVVVRDRASAKEMFDRGRIHLSTRPLHTVHALRADIPQGRVTAVTGVSGSGKTTLILDSLVPGLTAHTAGHPLPDHVVAVDAAGISRVDMVDATPIGINVRSTVATYSGVLDDLRRAYAATPAAVDRGLKAADFSYNTGSLRCPRCEGTGQVSLDVQFLPDVDIDCPECGGTRYAPAAGEVERPTGAADNGISLPDLLTRTVAEAIDLTADIRRVRTRLQTLIDLGLGYLTLGEATPALSGGEAQRLKLATELGRDQTDTLFIFDEPSVGLHPLDIRTLLAVIERLNTNGATVIVIEHDLDMIANADYIIDLGPGGGTAGGRIVATGIPDDITGDPQSITGRYLNDHLGFHRDNRAAARATRSASTGRKTGGR; this is encoded by the coding sequence ATGACCGGCGACAAGACCTCGGCCGATGCTGCGAAGCGGGCCGCCGCGCCGGGCGATCAGCCACTGGCGATCGAGGTGCGCGGCGCGCGGGGACACAATCTGAAGAACATCGATGTGACAGTGCCGCTGCGCACGCTGGTCGCGGTGGCGGGAGTGTCGGGGTCGGGCAAGTCGTCGCTGGCGATGGGGGTGCTGTACGCGGAGGGGTCGCGGCGCTATATCGAGGCCTTGTCGACCTATACGCGCCGGCGCATGGCGCAGGCGCCGCGCGCGGCGGTCGACAGCGTCGAGCACGTGCCCGCGGCCTTGGCATTGCGCCAGCGGCCCGGTGTGCCCGGGGTGCGCAGCACCTTCGGCACTTCGACCGAGCTGCTCAACGTGTTGCGGTTGATGTATTCGCGGCTCGGATCGCACTGCTGCCCCAACGGCCACCGCCTCGACCCGACCATCGACGTGGCACTCGATCGCGACCTGACCTGCCCGGTGTGCGGGGCGGTGTTCTCTCCGCCGGGCGCGGAATCGCTCGCCTTCAACTCCGATGGTGCGTGCCCGCGCTGCGCGGGCACCGGGGTGGTGCGCGAGGTGAACGAGGATGCGCTGGTGCCCGACCCGTCACGCAGCATCGACGAAGGCGCGGTCGCGCCCTGGTCGATGTTCGGGCTGACCGTGATGCCCCAGGTCGTCGCCGAAATGGGCGTGCGCACCGACGTGCCTTACAAAAAGCTGCGCGCCGCCGAACGCGAGATCGTGCTGCACGGGCCGCCCGAGAAGCGGCATATCAAGGTGCCCACGAAGAACGGCAAGCTGTTCGAGATGGACTTCACCTATCGCAACGCGGTGCGGTCGGTGCAGGAGGCACTGAACAAGGCCACCAGTGAACGCGGTCTGACCCGGGTCGACAAGTTCATCAGCGCTCAGGTGTGCCCGGACTGCCACGGCACCCGGCTCAGCGACAAAGCCCGCCGATCACAGGTCGACGGTATCGATCTCGCCCAGGCCAGCCAGAAGTCCCTCGATGAACTCGTCGCCTGGGCGCCCACTCTCGAGCAGACCCTGCCGCCCGAAATGCGGCAAATGGCACGCAATCTGGTCGACAAGCTGCTCGAGATGGCGCGTCGGCTGCTCGACCTCGGGCTGGGATACCTCAGCCTGGACCGGGCCGGGTCCACCCTGTCGACCGGCGAACGCCAGCGTGTGCAACTCGCCCGCGCGGTGCGCAACCAGACCACCGGGGTGCTCTACGTCCTGGACGAACCGTCGATCGGCCTGCACCCGTCCAATGTCGACGGCCTGCTCGGCGTCATGCGGGATCTGTTGCGCGACGGCAATTCGGTGGTCTGCGTCGACCACGACGTCCAGGTTTTGCGTGAGGCGGACTGGCTCATCGAGATGGGTCCCGGTTCCGGCGTCGAAGGTGGCCGCGTGCTGGCCACCGGTAGTCCCGCCGACCTCGGCGAAAACCGGTCATCGCTGTTCGGCGGATTCCTCACCGGCCGCGAACCTGTCGTCGTCCGGGACCGTGCGAGTGCCAAAGAGATGTTCGATCGCGGGCGCATCCACCTCTCGACCCGCCCGCTGCACACCGTGCACGCTCTGCGAGCGGACATCCCGCAGGGCCGGGTGACCGCGGTGACCGGCGTCTCCGGTTCGGGTAAGACCACTCTGATCCTGGACAGCCTCGTCCCCGGACTCACGGCCCACACTGCGGGCCACCCATTGCCTGATCACGTTGTCGCCGTGGATGCTGCGGGAATCAGCCGCGTCGACATGGTCGACGCCACCCCCATCGGCATCAACGTCCGCTCCACCGTCGCCACCTACAGCGGCGTGCTCGACGATCTGCGCCGCGCCTACGCCGCCACCCCCGCCGCCGTCGATCGCGGGCTGAAGGCCGCGGACTTCTCCTACAACACCGGCTCGCTCCGGTGCCCCCGCTGCGAGGGCACCGGCCAGGTTTCTCTCGACGTGCAGTTTCTGCCCGACGTCGACATCGACTGCCCCGAATGCGGCGGCACCCGCTACGCGCCCGCCGCCGGCGAGGTCGAACGCCCGACGGGCGCTGCGGACAACGGAATCTCGTTGCCGGATCTGCTCACTCGCACTGTCGCCGAGGCCATCGATCTCACCGCCGATATTCGCCGCGTCCGCACCCGATTGCAAACACTCATCGATCTCGGCCTGGGATACCTCACCCTCGGCGAAGCCACTCCCGCACTCTCCGGCGGCGAAGCGCAACGACTCAAGCTCGCCACCGAACTCGGCCGGGACCAGACCGACACCCTGTTCATTTTCGACGAACCCAGCGTCGGCCTGCACCCCCTCGATATCCGCACGCTGCTGGCGGTCATCGAGCGCCTGAATACCAACGGCGCCACCGTCATCGTCATCGAACACGACCTCGACATGATC